The Thermodesulfobium sp. 4217-1 genome has a segment encoding these proteins:
- the moaA gene encoding GTP 3',8-cyclase MoaA encodes MTDLYGRNIDYVRISITDRCNFRCIYCMPEQGVNFIPHEEILSFEEIVRTIKILKELGIKKVRLTGGEPLVRKNVVGLVKEISKIGLDDVSLTTNGSLLNRYAEDLYKSGLKRLNVSLDTLNCERFASITRKGDLVNVLDGIEKAIEVGFNPVKLNVVVMRGINDQDDLIALANLARDREIHVRFIEIMPIGDSEQKDKFISCDEIKDNISKVVKLEMVTGPFGNGPAEYYKFENAKGTLGFISPLSKHFCAKCNRIRITSDGMIRLCLFSDVEYNLKEKLRSGLADDDIKKFILETLSLKPKGHPYIQEAREIYHRNMSAIGG; translated from the coding sequence GTGACAGATTTATATGGAAGAAATATAGATTATGTCAGGATTTCTATTACTGATAGATGCAATTTTAGATGTATTTATTGTATGCCCGAGCAGGGCGTAAACTTCATTCCACATGAAGAGATATTGAGTTTTGAAGAAATAGTCAGAACGATAAAGATTTTAAAAGAATTGGGCATTAAAAAAGTAAGGTTGACTGGCGGTGAGCCATTAGTTAGAAAAAACGTGGTAGGGCTTGTGAAAGAAATATCTAAAATAGGTTTGGATGACGTATCGCTTACCACGAACGGTTCTCTTTTAAATAGATATGCTGAAGATTTATATAAATCAGGCCTAAAAAGATTAAACGTTAGCCTTGACACCTTAAATTGTGAAAGGTTTGCAAGTATTACACGAAAAGGCGATCTTGTAAATGTTTTGGATGGTATTGAAAAGGCTATTGAAGTAGGTTTTAACCCTGTAAAATTAAATGTGGTAGTCATGAGGGGCATAAACGATCAAGACGATTTGATTGCTCTTGCAAACCTTGCAAGGGACAGAGAAATTCATGTAAGATTTATCGAGATAATGCCTATTGGCGATAGCGAACAAAAGGATAAATTTATCAGCTGCGATGAAATAAAAGATAATATTTCAAAGGTAGTTAAGCTCGAAATGGTCACAGGTCCTTTCGGAAACGGGCCTGCGGAATACTATAAATTTGAAAATGCTAAGGGCACACTGGGTTTTATTTCACCTCTTAGCAAGCACTTTTGTGCAAAGTGTAACAGAATAAGAATTACTTCAGATGGCATGATAAGACTGTGCCTATTCTCTGATGTAGAATACAATCTTAAAGAAAAACTTAGATCAGGTTTAGCTGATGATGACATAAAGAAGTTTATTTTAGAAACTTTATCCCTTAAACCAAAAGGTCACCCATATATTCAGGAAGCAAGA
- a CDS encoding molybdopterin biosynthesis protein encodes MARKLYRKLMEPNLALGLLLKEIERLNKGPIGSELVTTSISGGRIASENIVAKIASPNFQSSAMDGYALVAKSTKEASVHSPLTISKEMFIEIDTGDFIPHPYDCVVMVEKNRLNPDGSITIFEAMHPGENIRLIGEDFNPGEIVVFGGQKISYFEIMALLATGNDSVKVNKKPKAVIIATGDEITDSYENTDKNMYFNFNGPAISYYLEMNGALVEETPILPDKIEVLEEYLNKYSDFDLILMIGGSSFGRDDYTASILEKNGNLLAHGVYLRPGKPVILGSFNKAIFVGLPGYSAAGAVVLDYFIKPALNMMVGAVEFTKSVPVSIYKPITSSSGEEERIRGQVATINDKRYFYPLDRSSSSVSSLLYADGVCIMEKGIQGSNSQEKFEFIFWKKDDLSENSIVVLGSNDPLLPYISSKLYKDFKLRIVSSPSGSLAGIAALKDGLCHVAATHLFDSQSGEYNIPYILKYFDKGDTILLMLAHRQQGMMTKKGNPFNVSTLADIVTNGLRIVNRQKGAGTRVLLDYEMSKVGIKPNQILGYENEVFTHYAAATSILSGVADVAFGIQYTADYLGLDFIPWKKENFELCIHRNNINDIKIARLIDLIKNKSFISEDMKMTGYDFSDTGKIKEV; translated from the coding sequence ATGGCGAGGAAATTATATAGAAAGCTAATGGAGCCCAATCTCGCTTTGGGGCTTTTGCTTAAAGAAATAGAAAGATTGAATAAAGGCCCAATCGGTTCTGAGCTGGTAACAACTTCTATTTCTGGCGGCAGAATTGCTAGCGAGAATATAGTAGCTAAAATAGCTAGTCCAAACTTTCAATCTTCTGCTATGGATGGCTATGCACTTGTGGCAAAATCTACAAAAGAAGCCAGCGTTCATTCTCCTTTGACAATAAGCAAAGAAATGTTCATTGAAATTGATACGGGTGATTTTATCCCGCATCCTTATGATTGTGTAGTTATGGTAGAAAAAAACAGATTAAACCCAGATGGCTCTATAACTATATTTGAAGCGATGCATCCTGGAGAAAATATTAGATTGATAGGGGAAGACTTTAATCCTGGAGAAATAGTAGTTTTTGGGGGACAAAAAATCTCTTACTTTGAGATAATGGCTCTTCTTGCCACTGGAAATGACTCAGTTAAGGTAAATAAGAAGCCAAAGGCTGTAATAATAGCTACGGGGGATGAAATTACAGATAGCTATGAGAATACCGATAAAAATATGTATTTTAACTTTAACGGCCCAGCTATATCGTATTATCTTGAAATGAATGGAGCTCTGGTAGAAGAGACTCCTATATTGCCAGATAAAATAGAAGTCTTAGAAGAATATTTAAACAAATATAGTGATTTTGACTTAATATTGATGATAGGTGGCTCTTCATTTGGCAGAGATGACTATACAGCAAGTATTTTAGAAAAAAATGGAAACCTTCTTGCGCATGGAGTTTATCTAAGGCCAGGAAAGCCTGTAATACTCGGATCTTTCAATAAAGCAATATTTGTCGGTCTGCCTGGATACTCTGCGGCAGGCGCTGTAGTCCTGGACTATTTTATTAAACCTGCCCTAAATATGATGGTTGGTGCTGTAGAGTTTACCAAGAGCGTTCCTGTAAGCATCTACAAACCTATAACTTCAAGCTCAGGAGAAGAAGAGAGAATTAGGGGACAAGTTGCAACAATTAATGACAAAAGATATTTTTATCCGTTGGATAGGTCTTCGAGTTCAGTATCATCTTTATTATATGCTGACGGCGTGTGTATTATGGAAAAAGGAATTCAGGGAAGCAACAGTCAGGAAAAATTTGAATTTATATTCTGGAAAAAAGACGATCTAAGTGAAAATTCTATTGTGGTTCTTGGCAGTAATGACCCGCTGCTGCCATATATCTCATCTAAGCTATATAAAGATTTTAAGTTAAGGATTGTCTCTTCTCCTTCTGGGAGTTTGGCTGGAATTGCAGCATTGAAAGATGGGCTCTGTCATGTAGCCGCTACCCATTTATTTGATAGCCAAAGCGGAGAATATAATATTCCATATATATTAAAATATTTTGATAAAGGTGATACAATTTTATTAATGCTTGCACATAGACAGCAAGGGATGATGACGAAAAAGGGCAATCCTTTTAATGTATCAACTCTTGCAGACATAGTTACAAATGGACTAAGGATAGTAAACAGACAAAAAGGGGCTGGTACCAGAGTGCTATTAGATTATGAAATGAGCAAAGTTGGAATTAAGCCAAATCAGATTTTGGGTTATGAAAACGAAGTCTTTACTCATTATGCTGCTGCTACCAGCATACTTAGCGGTGTGGCTGACGTGGCCTTTGGCATTCAATATACTGCAGATTATTTAGGCTTAGACTTTATCCCATGGAAAAAAGAAAATTTTGAACTATGCATTCATAGAAATAACATAAATGATATTAAAATTGCACGCTTAATTGACTTAATTAAAAATAAATCTTTTATTAGTGAAGATATGAAGATGACTGGTTATGATTTTTCTGATACAGGAAAGATAAAGGAGGTGTAG
- a CDS encoding molybdopterin molybdotransferase MoeA, with protein sequence MPKFLKLSSFQNALDYCDIFSPIERFEEINIFDIIHRVLFEDMHSRFSLPIADRSSVDGFAVFSEETFGSSENTPVLLKFLGEQRVSDPPLTIENGGCVRVATGSPLPNNSNGVVMIENAKISGEFVEIYRPISYFENVLRKGEDFKNDAVLLNKGKRINFRDCALLASAGFKEVKVYKKPNVAIISTGDEIISYDEELTISKIYDANGPLLVNGLKDYADTIFLGVIKDMKNELESKIKFAVENYDCVFVSGGSSIGERDYIEEIIGNIGEIIYHGFLVKPGKPLLLGKSGKVPIIGYPGHPLPVMVHLNLIGLPVLKKLGGDNDFYPKSERAILRDPIFSVPGRVDLIMGYKQDDLVVPLLSKSDYISSAVKAEFIIKIPEDREIILEGEEVEIFLWD encoded by the coding sequence ATGCCAAAATTTCTAAAACTATCATCTTTTCAGAACGCATTGGATTACTGTGATATCTTTTCACCGATTGAACGCTTTGAGGAAATAAATATTTTTGATATTATCCATAGAGTATTGTTTGAAGACATGCATTCAAGATTTTCACTTCCTATAGCCGATCGCTCAAGCGTAGACGGCTTTGCAGTTTTTTCTGAAGAAACATTTGGCTCAAGTGAGAATACTCCTGTGCTATTAAAATTCTTAGGCGAACAAAGGGTAAGCGATCCTCCGCTAACTATTGAAAATGGAGGCTGTGTAAGGGTTGCGACGGGCAGCCCACTTCCCAATAACTCGAACGGTGTGGTTATGATAGAAAATGCAAAAATTTCGGGTGAATTTGTCGAGATATATAGGCCCATTTCTTATTTTGAAAATGTATTAAGAAAAGGCGAAGATTTTAAAAACGATGCTGTACTTTTAAATAAAGGCAAAAGAATTAATTTTAGAGATTGTGCTCTTTTGGCGTCTGCTGGTTTTAAAGAGGTCAAGGTTTATAAAAAGCCTAATGTGGCTATAATTTCGACGGGCGATGAAATTATATCGTATGATGAAGAGCTGACAATTTCAAAAATATATGATGCAAATGGACCACTGCTCGTGAACGGTCTAAAAGATTATGCAGATACTATTTTTTTAGGCGTTATTAAAGATATGAAAAACGAACTTGAATCAAAGATCAAGTTTGCAGTGGAAAACTATGATTGTGTATTTGTTTCTGGTGGGAGCTCAATTGGGGAGAGAGACTACATAGAAGAAATAATTGGCAATATAGGTGAGATTATCTATCACGGCTTTCTTGTTAAGCCAGGAAAGCCGCTTTTGCTTGGGAAGAGTGGAAAGGTGCCTATCATAGGGTATCCTGGTCATCCATTGCCAGTGATGGTTCATCTAAACCTTATCGGTTTGCCAGTCTTAAAAAAGTTGGGAGGAGATAACGACTTTTATCCTAAATCTGAGAGGGCGATTTTGCGCGATCCTATTTTTTCGGTGCCAGGTAGAGTAGATCTGATAATGGGTTACAAGCAAGACGATCTTGTGGTTCCTCTCTTAAGTAAGTCAGATTATATTTCATCTGCAGTGAAGGCTGAATTTATAATAAAGATTCCAGAAGACAGAGAGATTATATTGGAAGGTGAAGAGGTAGAAATATTTCTTTGGGACTGA
- a CDS encoding MBL fold metallo-hydrolase: protein MKIKTLSVGYIGANCYIVEFDDKSVALVDPGDEGDKILGEFDADNLKWILLTHGHADHIMAVKMIKDKCNPKIIASIKEKDMIENPDLNLSTQFGKPYSFEADQYVQEGTIKLNNQEVRVLETPGHTPGSVIYIIENYMFTGDTLFKGSIGRMDLPGGSEKLMKNTLKKLSLIDEDYIVLPGHGPSTSLKYEQKNNSYFVSFI, encoded by the coding sequence TTGAAGATAAAAACTCTTAGCGTGGGCTATATTGGAGCGAATTGCTATATAGTGGAATTCGATGATAAAAGTGTAGCTTTAGTGGACCCTGGTGATGAAGGGGATAAGATTTTAGGTGAGTTTGATGCAGATAACTTGAAATGGATTCTTTTAACCCATGGGCATGCCGATCATATTATGGCTGTAAAAATGATAAAGGATAAGTGCAATCCTAAAATTATCGCTTCTATAAAAGAAAAAGATATGATTGAAAATCCAGATCTCAATCTCTCTACCCAATTTGGAAAGCCTTATAGCTTTGAGGCAGATCAATATGTGCAAGAGGGTACGATAAAGCTGAACAATCAAGAAGTTAGAGTTTTGGAGACTCCTGGTCACACTCCGGGCTCTGTCATATATATAATTGAAAATTATATGTTTACTGGCGATACACTTTTTAAAGGATCTATTGGCAGAATGGATTTGCCAGGAGGCAGCGAAAAGTTAATGAAAAATACTTTAAAAAAGCTATCGCTTATAGATGAAGATTATATTGTTTTGCCTGGACATGGTCCATCGACTTCTTTAAAGTATGAACAAAAAAACAATTCTTATTTTGTGTCATTTATCTAA
- the rph gene encoding ribonuclease PH, with protein MRLDKSRKNDELRSIEITKNFLLYPEGSALISFGNTKVICNASVEDRVPPFLKGSGNGWITSEYSMIPRATQDRNVRESTSGRVSGRNQEIQRIIGRSLRSAVDMSLLGERTIYIDSEVIQADAGTRCASITGGFVALVLALRKLKEYGLIKVSPLKYYVAAVSVAVLNDEVILDPNFEEDVVADVDLNIIANENNEIIEIQGTAEKKPFSREKLNEILYIGHSGIEQIIAIQKKVLKLTR; from the coding sequence ATCAGACTTGATAAATCCAGAAAAAATGATGAATTAAGATCTATTGAAATTACAAAAAATTTTTTACTTTACCCTGAAGGGAGCGCGTTAATTTCTTTTGGTAACACAAAGGTAATATGTAACGCTTCAGTAGAGGACAGGGTACCCCCCTTTTTAAAAGGTTCTGGCAATGGATGGATTACTAGCGAATACAGTATGATACCGCGTGCGACTCAGGATAGGAATGTAAGAGAGAGCACCTCAGGCAGGGTTTCTGGAAGGAATCAAGAAATTCAAAGAATTATAGGAAGGTCATTAAGAAGTGCTGTGGATATGAGCCTTCTTGGCGAAAGAACAATATATATTGATTCAGAAGTAATTCAAGCTGATGCAGGAACAAGATGTGCGAGCATTACTGGTGGATTTGTGGCATTGGTGCTTGCTTTGAGGAAGCTGAAAGAGTACGGATTGATAAAAGTTAGTCCTTTAAAATATTATGTAGCAGCGGTATCGGTTGCAGTTTTGAATGACGAGGTTATATTAGATCCAAACTTTGAAGAAGATGTGGTTGCTGATGTGGATCTTAATATCATTGCAAATGAAAATAATGAGATAATAGAAATACAGGGAACTGCTGAGAAAAAGCCATTTTCTCGGGAAAAATTAAATGAAATACTCTATATTGGCCACAGTGGTATAGAACAGATAATTGCTATTCAGAAAAAGGTCTTAAAACTTACTCGTTAA
- a CDS encoding tyrosine-type recombinase/integrase gives MKISKSQIYEFLDYLRYNKLYSQNTLRAYTNDLFEWIAFLEGTHKDFKEFEITSLTYNWVMNSSSSKVLKKSSISRKISAVKSFLNYLYKFKIIENKLALTLKLPKKDRLLPKYLNSSEVSDVINKNLLSDDLFAIRNSLIVLLFFNTGMRISELKSVKLDDINLDRNEIKIIGKGNKERIVFFTGLTGDLLKSYLIKRSKIKTENRYLFISRLKKGISERMIRYVVSNIWKEQTGKKITPHQLRHSLATYLLNQGVELKYIQEILGHESINTTNVYAKLSETTLKKEYYRSLENLENNI, from the coding sequence ATGAAGATAAGTAAATCACAAATCTATGAATTTTTAGACTATCTACGATATAACAAATTGTATTCTCAAAACACTTTAAGAGCTTACACAAATGACCTCTTTGAATGGATTGCCTTTTTGGAAGGTACTCATAAAGATTTTAAAGAATTTGAAATAACAAGTCTAACCTACAATTGGGTAATGAATTCTTCAAGCTCTAAAGTTTTAAAGAAGTCTTCAATTTCTAGGAAGATATCGGCAGTAAAGTCATTTTTAAATTATCTATACAAGTTTAAAATTATCGAGAATAAATTGGCTTTGACCTTGAAACTTCCAAAAAAAGATAGATTATTGCCTAAATATTTGAATTCCTCTGAGGTATCAGATGTAATTAACAAAAATCTTTTATCAGACGATCTTTTTGCAATCAGGAACTCTCTAATTGTTTTGTTGTTTTTCAATACTGGTATGAGAATAAGCGAATTGAAAAGTGTAAAATTGGATGATATAAACTTAGATAGAAATGAAATAAAGATTATTGGCAAGGGAAATAAAGAAAGAATTGTATTTTTTACAGGTTTGACTGGCGATCTCTTGAAGAGCTACCTTATAAAAAGGAGCAAGATAAAAACAGAAAACAGATATCTTTTTATTTCAAGATTGAAAAAGGGAATAAGTGAAAGAATGATAAGATATGTGGTTTCAAATATTTGGAAAGAGCAGACTGGAAAGAAAATTACTCCTCATCAGCTCAGGCATTCTCTGGCAACCTATCTGCTCAATCAAGGGGTAGAATTGAAATACATTCAAGAGATCTTGGGTCACGAGAGCATAAACACTACAAATGTCTATGCTAAGCTATCTGAGACGACTCTTAAAAAAGAGTACTATAGGTCATTGGAAAATTTAGAAAATAATATTTGA
- the trmFO gene encoding methylenetetrahydrofolate--tRNA-(uracil(54)-C(5))-methyltransferase (FADH(2)-oxidizing) TrmFO: MVFNKNSTRIKIIGAGLAGSEAALFLSKKGYLIDLYEMRPKVKTPIHKTDLFAELVCSNSLGTTNIFSASGLLKEEMRILGSSLLKIAADCSVEAGQALAVDREKFSQYITEKIIFDPNINVIIDEVESIPKNSFAIVATGPLTSDKLFNNLREFLDVMELYFYDATSPIISFDSIDMDKAFCANRYNKGDSAYINCPMNEEDYNNFYDELIKADSIKGHFSDEERYFEGCMPVEELARRGKQTLLYGPMKPRGLIDPKTLKQPFCAVQLRAENKGNTLFNMVGFQTRLPFKEQNRIFRLIPALKNAEFVRYGVMHRNIYFKSSSLINENLESKKVENLFFAGQITGTEGYIEAVATGLLAAINLDLKINNKKPLILPRTTALGSLINHIINDTTEKPAPMHVSFGLLEPLSKNMGKKMRYAEYVNRSLFDLNKCLFDLQYSYEDK, encoded by the coding sequence ATGGTTTTTAATAAAAATTCTACCAGGATAAAAATAATAGGTGCAGGTTTGGCTGGTAGTGAGGCAGCACTTTTTTTATCTAAAAAAGGATATCTGATTGACTTATATGAAATGAGACCAAAGGTTAAGACTCCTATTCACAAGACAGATCTATTTGCTGAACTGGTGTGTAGCAATTCTCTTGGGACGACAAATATTTTTTCTGCATCAGGATTGCTAAAAGAAGAAATGCGAATTTTAGGTTCGAGTTTATTAAAAATTGCTGCTGATTGTTCTGTTGAAGCTGGTCAGGCGCTTGCAGTTGATAGAGAGAAGTTTTCACAATACATTACAGAAAAGATTATTTTTGACCCCAATATAAATGTGATTATAGACGAAGTAGAATCTATCCCAAAGAACAGCTTTGCTATTGTCGCTACAGGACCTCTTACATCAGATAAATTATTTAACAATCTTAGGGAATTTTTGGACGTAATGGAACTATATTTTTATGATGCTACATCTCCTATTATATCTTTTGACTCTATTGATATGGACAAGGCATTTTGTGCCAATAGATACAACAAAGGCGATAGTGCATATATAAATTGTCCTATGAACGAAGAAGACTATAACAATTTTTATGATGAGCTTATAAAAGCAGACAGTATAAAGGGCCACTTTTCAGACGAAGAAAGGTATTTTGAGGGTTGTATGCCAGTGGAAGAACTGGCTAGGAGAGGAAAACAGACTCTTTTGTATGGTCCTATGAAACCGCGAGGATTGATAGATCCAAAGACTCTTAAACAACCATTTTGTGCCGTGCAATTAAGGGCGGAGAATAAAGGCAATACATTATTTAATATGGTCGGATTTCAAACAAGGCTGCCTTTTAAAGAGCAAAATAGAATTTTCAGGCTTATCCCAGCTTTAAAAAATGCTGAGTTTGTAAGATATGGAGTAATGCATAGAAATATATATTTTAAGTCCTCTTCACTGATTAATGAAAATTTGGAATCAAAGAAGGTTGAAAATTTGTTTTTTGCTGGGCAGATTACAGGAACAGAGGGTTATATTGAAGCAGTTGCTACTGGATTGTTGGCGGCTATAAATTTAGATTTAAAAATTAATAATAAAAAGCCTCTTATCTTGCCAAGGACTACCGCATTGGGTTCTTTAATAAATCACATTATCAATGATACGACTGAAAAGCCTGCACCCATGCACGTATCTTTTGGCCTATTGGAGCCTCTAAGTAAGAATATGGGCAAGAAAATGAGATATGCTGAATATGTGAATAGATCGCTATTTGATTTAAATAAATGTCTTTTTGATTTACAATATAGTTATGAAGATAAGTAA
- the topA gene encoding type I DNA topoisomerase, whose translation MSENKKKVMIVESPSKTKTLSKILGKSLKILASKGHVRDLPKTRLGIDIENNFDPTFRIMKEKSKLIESLKKEIKDAKVVYLAPDPDREGEAIAWHLKEVLKLKEGQYKRVYFNEITEKAVKEAMKNSRDLDIKLIEAQKTRRILDRIIGYKISPFLWKTIQRGLSAGRVQSVALRIVVEREREIRSFEIKKYYTFQVKCLDDNNKEFTLKLCDKKNSPIKFFDENEANEVLKKLENSNLNINNLDIKEKKKSPPFPFITSSLQQEAQRKHGFSVKRTMKLAQTLYEGLQIGDEGSVGLITYMRTDSFNVSMEAQENAKELIAKLFGENFHKKYSPKKIKGSQEAHEAIRPASIFRQPDEIRQYINKEYYLLYDLIWKRFMASQMANAVYDALEIKGEVDNYYFFARFMNLKFPGYMVLWEEEKELDENDEIFPVLTAGKTYKISSVEKIEGALSPPPRYSEASLVKKLEELGIGRPSTYAPTIITLQDRNYIEREGRLLFPTKIGEEVTDMLIKYFPNIVDFEFTAKMEDDLDKVFNEGDRIKLLKDFYQPFEESLHNFEENSNEILNSLTSEKKCPICGSEMKLRISKFGRFYSCTKYPECKGKLPFEDTPTDSEGNTEQPVKKVNAAVEESDIDCPICGSKMVVKKSRFGKFLACSRYPECKGTLPYGKKVEKKCPKCGGQLIRTFSKKGKPYFKCVNKECDFYSFKLTDIDEGAAKKVLKTKS comes from the coding sequence ATGTCTGAAAATAAGAAAAAGGTCATGATTGTTGAGTCGCCTTCTAAAACTAAGACTCTTTCTAAAATATTAGGAAAATCACTTAAAATATTGGCCTCTAAGGGTCACGTTCGTGATTTGCCAAAAACGCGTTTGGGTATTGATATTGAAAACAATTTTGATCCCACATTTAGAATTATGAAAGAAAAAAGCAAGCTTATTGAAAGTCTGAAAAAGGAAATAAAGGATGCAAAGGTGGTTTATCTTGCACCAGACCCCGATAGGGAGGGTGAGGCAATAGCCTGGCACTTAAAAGAAGTGCTTAAGCTAAAAGAAGGGCAGTACAAGAGGGTGTATTTCAACGAAATTACTGAAAAAGCAGTAAAAGAAGCAATGAAAAACTCTCGTGATTTAGACATAAAACTTATTGAAGCTCAGAAAACAAGAAGGATATTGGACAGGATCATAGGCTATAAGATATCGCCTTTTCTGTGGAAAACAATACAAAGAGGTCTTTCGGCTGGCAGAGTCCAGTCAGTAGCCTTGAGAATAGTGGTTGAAAGAGAAAGGGAGATTAGAAGCTTTGAGATAAAGAAATATTATACATTTCAAGTTAAATGTTTGGATGACAATAACAAAGAATTTACTCTAAAGCTTTGTGATAAAAAAAATAGTCCAATAAAATTTTTCGATGAAAACGAAGCCAATGAAGTTTTAAAAAAGCTGGAAAATTCAAATCTAAACATAAACAACTTAGATATCAAAGAAAAGAAGAAAAGTCCACCATTTCCTTTTATTACAAGCTCTTTGCAGCAAGAGGCTCAAAGAAAACACGGTTTTAGCGTAAAAAGAACAATGAAATTAGCACAAACATTGTATGAGGGTTTGCAAATTGGCGATGAGGGAAGCGTAGGACTGATTACTTATATGAGAACAGATTCTTTTAATGTCTCTATGGAGGCTCAAGAGAATGCCAAAGAGTTGATTGCAAAGTTGTTTGGAGAAAACTTTCACAAGAAATATTCTCCAAAAAAAATAAAGGGCAGCCAGGAAGCTCACGAGGCGATTAGGCCTGCCTCTATCTTTAGACAGCCTGATGAAATAAGACAATATATTAACAAAGAATACTATCTCTTATACGATCTAATTTGGAAAAGGTTTATGGCCAGTCAAATGGCAAATGCTGTCTATGATGCCCTTGAGATAAAGGGCGAAGTTGATAACTACTACTTTTTTGCGCGATTTATGAACTTGAAATTTCCGGGATATATGGTTTTGTGGGAAGAAGAAAAAGAGTTAGACGAGAACGATGAAATTTTCCCTGTTTTAACCGCTGGTAAGACTTATAAAATATCCTCAGTAGAAAAGATTGAGGGCGCTCTTTCTCCGCCCCCAAGGTATTCAGAGGCAAGTCTTGTAAAGAAGTTGGAAGAGCTCGGAATTGGAAGACCATCCACCTATGCTCCAACAATAATTACTCTCCAAGATAGAAATTATATTGAAAGAGAAGGAAGATTGCTGTTCCCTACAAAAATTGGCGAAGAAGTTACAGATATGTTGATTAAATATTTTCCAAACATCGTCGATTTTGAATTCACAGCCAAAATGGAAGACGACCTTGACAAAGTTTTCAATGAGGGGGATAGAATAAAACTTTTAAAAGACTTTTATCAACCTTTTGAGGAGAGTCTTCACAATTTTGAAGAAAATTCAAACGAAATATTGAACTCTTTAACTTCAGAGAAAAAGTGCCCTATATGTGGGTCTGAAATGAAATTGCGAATTAGTAAATTTGGCAGATTTTATTCTTGTACTAAATATCCAGAATGTAAAGGGAAATTGCCATTTGAAGACACTCCTACCGATTCAGAGGGTAATACAGAGCAACCTGTAAAAAAAGTTAACGCTGCAGTTGAGGAGTCTGATATTGACTGCCCGATATGTGGCAGCAAAATGGTGGTAAAAAAGAGTAGGTTTGGAAAATTTTTAGCTTGTTCAAGATATCCAGAATGCAAGGGAACTTTGCCATATGGTAAAAAGGTTGAGAAAAAGTGTCCAAAATGTGGTGGGCAGTTAATCAGAACTTTCAGCAAAAAAGGCAAGCCATATTTTAAATGTGTAAATAAAGAATGCGATTTTTATAGCTTTAAACTTACAGATATTGATGAGGGTGCAGCCAAAAAAGTTTTGAAAACAAAATCTTAG